Within the Paraburkholderia flagellata genome, the region CTCGCTTACGCTTTCGCAGCCGTCGAGGCGGCCGCCACGCGCACGCTCTGGCCGTTGGCAATGGCGTCGCCGGGGTTGTTGATGACGCGGTCGGTTGGCGTGAGGCCCGTGGCGATTTCCACATAAGTGCCGAAATCGCGGCCGATGGTCACCGTGCGCAATTGCACCGTGTTCCTGGCATCCACCACAGCGACTGTCACGCCGTCCGGGCGGAACAGCAGTGCGCTCACGGGCAGTTCGAGCGCGGGAGCCGCAGCCGTGAGCGCAAGATGCACCTGTGCATAGGCGCCAGGCATCAGCGCGCCATCGTGGTTGTCCACATCGATTTCCACGCGCAACGTGCGGCTCACGGGGTCGATGACGTTTGAACTGCGCGCGACGCTCGCCTCGAAACGGCGGCCCGGATATTGTTGCGTCGTCAACCAGACGGTCGTGCCGGGCGTGACGAGGCTCGCGTCGTCCTGCGGCACGTCCACGTATACGCGCAGCCGGTCCGTCTGTGCGATATGGAACAACTCGCCGGGCATCGTGGCGAGGCCAGGCGTGCCACCCGCTGTGACGAGCGCGCCCACCTGCACGTTGCGCACGGTAATCACGCCGTCGAAGGGCGCCGTCACGTTCTGGTATGAAACCAGCTCCTGGAGCCGCGCGACGTTGGCCTGGGCGGCCTGGAGCGTGGCGAGTTTCGCGGCGGCGTCGCTCGTTTTCGCCTGGGCGTCCTGCTCGGCAACCGATTGTGTCTGCAACATCGTCTGCCAGCGCTGCGCCGTGCTGCTCGCGAAGCGGTAGTTGGCCTGCGCCGTCGCTTCGTCAGCGCGCGCCTGCTGGAGTTGCGCATCGAGTTCGGGCGTGTCGATCTGCGCGAGCGTCTGGCCAGCCTTTACGTGCGCGCCGATATCCGCGTACCAGTGCTGCACGTAGCCGCTCGTGCGCGCATAGATCGAGGCGTCGGCCCACGACATGACCGAGCCGGGCAGCAGCAGGTCCTGCGTGGCGGGCGCGCGCGTTGGCGTGAGGGTGGAGACGATCAGCTCGCGCTGCGCCGCGACTTGCTGGGCCTGCGCCGTGCGCGCCTCGAGGCGCGGGACGATGCCAGCCGTAAGGAGCACTGCGGCGATTGCGAGGCCGGTAAGGCCGATGACGACGGCCGTGCGCTTGCGTGCGGCCCTGGCGGGCGTGGCCGGTTGCGCTGCGCTGTCGCGATGCTCGTGCGGAGTGAGCGTGGTCATTTTGGAATCCTTATTCAACGTGAGTGGTTGCACTGGCCTGCGCAGCGTCACTGGCATCGCGCGCGGCGCGGCGTTTCGCGAGCCAGCCGTGCACCATGCCGAACACGACCGGCACGAACACGAGCGTGGAAAGCGTGCCAATCGCGAGTCCGCCGATCACGGCGCGTCCGAGCGGCGCGTTCTGCTCGCCGCCGTCGCCGAGACCGAGCGCCATCGGCAGCATGCCGATTAGCATGGCGAGCGCCGTCATGAGCACCGGGCGAAAGCGGTTGAAGCCCGCGTCGAGCGCGGCGGCGAGCGGCTCCATGCCCGCGGCGAGCGACTCGCGCGCCGTGTTGATGACGAGAATGCTGTTCGCCGTGGCAATACCCATACAGAGAATCGTGCCCGTGAGCGCCGGCACGCTTAGCGTGGTCTGCGTGACGAACAACATCCACGCGATGCCGGCGAGCGAGGCCGGCAGGCCGCTCACGATGATGAGCGGGTCGAGCCACGACTGGAAGTTCACGACCATCAGCAGGTAGACGAGCGCGATGGCGAACACGAGGCCGGCGGCGAGGCCGCTGAACGAGGCGTTCATCGACTGCACCTGGCCGCGCATCACGATCGACGAACCCGGCGGCAGTTGCGCGCGCGCCGCGTTGACGAGACGGTTCACGTCGGAGGCGACGCCGCCCAGGTCGCGGCCCTGCGTCGACGCGAAGATGTCGAGAACGGGCTGCACGTTGTAGTGCGAGACCACGGCTTGCTGCGAGCTGCGGGAGACGGTCCCGAGCGTGCCAAGCTGGTTTTGCGGCGTGAACGTGACGGATTGCGATGTCGTCACGGGAATATTGGCGAGCGTTTGCAGCGAATGTATGTCGTATTGCGGCACCTCGGTCACGAGCGGATAGCTCACGCCGTTCTTCGGATCGAGCCAGAAGTTGGGCGTGGTTTGCGAACTGCCCGAGAGCGCGATGAGCAGGTTCTGCGCGACGTCGTGCTGCGTGAGGCCCGCTTGCAGCGCCTTTGTGCGGTCCACATTCACGTTGATGGTGGGCTCGTCGCCGGGCTGCTGGATGCGCGCGTCGACGAGGCCACGCACGCCGCGCATTTCGTCGAGCAGGCGGTTCGCCACGACGCGGTTCTGCGCGAGCTTGTTGCCGACGATCTGCACGTCGATGGGCGCAGGCAAGCCGAAGTTCAGGATCTGGCTCACGATGTCGGCGGGCAGGAAGGCGAAGGTCACGCCCGGAAACGAAGCGTCAAGCACGTTGCGCAGCTTCGCGACATATTGCGCGGTCGGCTTGTGCTTCGGTGCAAGCGTGATGAGGATGTCCGCATCTTCGGGACCGATAGGGTCCGACGAGTCGTAAGTGAGGTTGATGCCGCTCACCGGCACGCCGATGTTGTCGAGCACGGCAGCCTGTTCGGCGGGCGGAATCACGCTGCGGATCTTCGCTTCGACTTCATCGGTGATGCGGGCCGTTTCCTCGATGCGCGTGCCGGTGGGCGCACGCAGATGCAGGCGGATTTCGCCCGTATCGACGGCAGGAAAGAAATCGCGGCCCGTGAACGGTACCAGTACGAGTGAGCCGAGGCAGAGCGCGACCCACAGCACGACGAAACGGCGGCGCTGCGCAATGGCCGCCTGAAGCAGCGTGCGATAGCGGTTGCGCACCGCTTCGAAGCGTCGCTCGAAGCCCGCCTGAAAGCGCGTCAATGCACCCGCGATGCCGCGCGACGGCGCGGCGTTTGGCGTACGCGCACGCAGCAGGTACATGGCGAGCGTGGGAATGAGCGTGCGCGAGAAGAAGTACGACGCGCACATCGCGAACACCACGGCCTCGGCGAGCGGCACGAAGAGATAACGCGCGACGCCCGAAAGCAGGAACATCGGCACGAACACGATGCAGATGGAGAGTGTCGAAACGAAGGTCGGCACGGCAATTTCGCCGGAACCATTGAGAATGGCGTCGTGCAGCGGCGCGCCGCGCTCCAGGTGGTGCGTGATGTTTTCGATGGCGACGGTTGCGTCGTCAACGAGTATGCCGACGGCGAGCGCGAGGCCGCCGAGCGTCATGATGTTGATGGTTTCGCCGAGCGCCGCGAGCGCGATGAGCGACGTGAGCACGGCAAGCGGAATCGTCACGGCGATGATGAGCGTGGCACGCCAGCTGCCGAGAAAAAGCAGGATCATCGCGGCGGTCAGGCAAGCCGCGATGAGCGCTTCGCGCACCACGCCCGAGATCGCCGACTTCACGAACACGGACTGATCGGAGAGCGGCGTGATCTTGAGCGCTTGCGGCAGGCCTGCTGCGATCTTCGGCAGCATTGCCTTCACTTGCTGGATGATCGTGAGCGTCGAAGCACTGCCGGTCTTTTCGACGGTAAGGAGTGCCGCGCGTTTGCCGTCCGCGCGCACGATGTTCGTTTGCGGCGCGTAGCCGTCGATCACATGCGCCACGTCGCGCACATACACCACGCTGCCGTTCACGGTCTTGACGGGCAGGTCGTTGAGCGCGGCAACCGTTTGCGTGCTGCCGTTCATCTCCACGTTGTATTCGCGCGAACCGATTTTGGCCGTGCCGCCGGGCAGGATGAGGTTCTGGGCGTTCACGGCGTTGACGACGTCGGCGGGCGCTAGACCCTTGGCCTGCAGCGCTTTCGGATCGAGTTGCACCATGATCTGGCGGATCTTGCCGCCGTAGGGCAGCGGCACGGCCGCGCCCTGGACGGTGGCGAGCTGCGTGCGGATGAAGCTGTTGCCGAGGTCGTAGAGCGACTGCTCGGGCAGTGTCGAGCTGGAGAGCCCCAGTTGCAGCACCGGCACCGTAGAGGCGTTGTACGTGATGATGTTCGGCGGCAGCGTGCCCGGCGGCAGGATGCGCAGGATCGAAGCGGAGTTCGAAGCCGCCTCGGCAATCGCGCGGTTGATGTCGGCGCCGGGATGGAAGAACACTTTCACCACCGAGACGCCGTTGAGCGACTGCGATTCGATGTGCTCGATGTCGTCGACGTCGGAGGTGAGGGCGCGCTCGTAGTTCGAGGTGATGCGCTGCGCCATGTCCTCCGCTGAGAAGCCGTTGTAGGTCCAGACGATGCTGACCACGGGGATATTGATGTTCGGAAAAATGTCCGTGGGCGTGCGCATGATGGCGAGCGGCCCGAGGATGAAAAGCAGTACGGCCAGCACGATGAACGTGTAAGGCCGTCTGAGAGCCAGTTTGACGATCCACATGACGATGTCCGGGTTAGGGCAGGGTTGGCGCAAGTATCGGGAGGGGGCGCTTACCCGGTGGTGACCTCGACATTACGGATTTGTCATCTTTGGCGCGCAGGGGCGTTGGCCGCTGCGGGCGCGTTGCGCCCAGATAACGAACTCGTAATCCGCAGGTCAGCTTTGGGTCAGCGCCGCGCGGCCACAATGCAGTCAACCTTCGCGACATTGCCGAGGGCGGCTGAGGCGGCATCCCTTTCTGATGCGGCGGCCATTGATTGAGAGGTGAACATCATGAAAGCACTCGTTTCCACATTGCTCGTTGCCTGCGCTCTTGCCGCACCGGCTGCCGCTTTCGCACAAGCCACCAACCCCGCCAACACACCGGTGACGCGTGCGCAGGTTGTCGCCGATCTCGTGCGGGTGGAGCAGGCGGGGTATCGCCCCACGGCTTCGGACATCAACTATCCGGATGACATTCAGCACGCGGAGGCGATCGTGGCCCAGGAGCAGGCGCAAACGGCGCAGCAGGCCGCGCCGGGCAGCACGGCGGTTGGCGGCGTGGCGATGACGGGCAGCTCGGACGCGGGCGCGCCGATCGTGGCCAGCGTTGGCGACCAGTCGGTTTATGCGCACCACTGAACGGGCGCACTGTGCGCTCGAGCGCGATGCGGCAGGCCCGGCGATAAAGCCGGGTGCCGCCGCGCATTCCGATTGAATGAATCAAACGTTTGCGCGGGCGTATTTCGCGCTCCGTCCCCCGTCTTGCAGGCACAGTCACGTTAAAATCCCGACGCTCAATAAAAATGAAACGTTGGAACAGGTGTCATGCGTATGCGAAGTGGACTGGATATGCGTCGGGAGGTCCGTACGCCGCTGTTGTTCGCCCCGCTGCTTCTGAACAAGGACGGCAGGGCGCTCGCGCAGGTGGCCGACCTTAGCTCGCGCGGGGCGCTTCTGCACGCGCGCAACGGTCTGCTCTTCCGGGGAGAGACGGTCCTGGGATGGCTGCAGTCGGCGCCGATCGACGACGAAGACGAGATCGTTCTGGCCGTCGCGCTCGATGTCCGCTGGATCTCCGAGGATCAGGAAAGAGGATGGAGCCGTGTGGGGTGCGAGATGCATCCGCTGGATCAGCGCTCGATGGCCCGTTTGCGTGACCTTATTGCGAAGGCTGCGCCCTAGCCGTTCGACAAGTCATGCCGAAACGCCAAAGTCTGCGCTAAAGTTTGTGCGCCCGCCGCCGAAAATCCATGCATGGCGCACGAACAACCCAAACCATCTCAAGACGACCCGATCCGGGCAGAAGCACGGGCGCTGGAGGCCAGCATCCGCGCGATCAGACGGGCACAGGGAAAGCGCAATCCTGAAGATTGTGTGCCGGGCAGCCCGGAATCTCTCGCGATCATGGAAGCGTTCGTGCGCGATGTCGGGCGGGTGCTTGCGCTCGATATGCGCGACCTCGAAAAGGACGATGACAGCGATCGGAACGGGCCGGGTTCGGCCGGATAGGCCGAGACTCAGGACCCGGCAGGCGTGAAGCCGTCAGGACTCCAGTCTTCGCTGCCCACGCCGTGGTGCACGAAGAAGAACCCTTGCGGATCGTAGCGATCCTTGATCGCTTTCAGCCGCGCGTAGTTGACTCCCCAAAACGCCTCGCGCCAGTCGCTGCGAAAAAAATCGGTCTCCGAAATATAGGAGCCGCCTTGCGGCGATAGCGCCTTGAGAATGGCCGCAGCCTTGGCCACGTTCTCGGCGTTGCGATGTGCCTGCGACATGTCAGGCGGGGTGATCGGGAGGCCAGGAAATGGCGGTGCGCCGCCTGTGGCGACGATCGCGAGGCCGAAGGCGTCGGCCACCCTCGGATTCATGGCGCACTGACGCGCCGCTTCGTTCACCTCCGGCGGTGCGCCGGCAAGTCCTTTATTGAAATGCAACTCTACGGCCTGAAATTGGGCCGCTGCGACGAAAGCATTGACAAGCCGGCCGCGTTGCGCCGGTTCGAGCAGGGCCGCGCTCAGCCACTGCGACTCGTAGGCGTGCAGGAACGCGGAGGCCTGCTCGCCATCGCCTCGCCACCAGCCATGGTTGTGCGCGGCTGCGTCGCGCGGGTCTGCCACGAGTCCCGGGTTGGCTTCGACGTCCCACCAGTGGCGTGACGGGCCAGCGCCGACGCGAGGTCCTTCGCTGAAGGTGAAGTCCGTCGGCGAGGCGCGCACCCAGTCGATGAAAGGAGCCCAGACCGACTTCGCCTGATGGTCGTCGAGACCCTGGCACACCATCGCCACTTCGATTTCTTCGCTGTGGAAAACGAATCGCTCGCCCCATACAGGGTTGAAGAGATTGTCCGCATAGTGATCGACCAGTCGCGCAGCCAGCCGCCGGTAAGCCTCACGCGATGAAGCCCTGACCTTGAACCTGGCCCAGCCGAAGCTTTCGGGCAGTTCATGGGTTTGTAGCGTGATCCGGGTCACCACGCCGAAACTGCCGCCACCGCCGCCCTTGAGCGCCCAGAAGAGATCGGGCTCCTGGCATGCGTTTACCGTGTGGACAGCGCCGTCGGCGGTGACGATCTCGGCCTGCAGCAGACTCGCGGCCGCGAGGCCAAAACGCTTCGACCAGGACCCGAAGCCGCCGCCCAGAACGAGGCCGGCAACGCCCACGGTCGTGCATCCACCGCCCTGAACGTAGCGTCCCGCCTGGGTCGTGACGGCGCTGTAGACGTCGATCCACATGCAGCCTGCCCCGACCGTCACAGCCGGCAACGGTTGCGTCGAGCAGCCGGCCGGAACGAACGCGTCATGGAGTTCGATGCGGTTCATCCTGCGCGTCCAGATCAGAAGAGAATCTGGCGCGTTCGAGCCGCCAAGGTAACTATGGCCGCCGCCTTTCACCACGAGGCGCAAATTGTGCTGACGCGCGAAATTGACGCCCGCAACGACGTCTGCGGTAGAGTGGGCTGCCACTGCGTAGGTGCTTGCGTTCGCTGTCCAGGCATCGAGCCAGCCGGAGATCTGGGTGGCGCCGGGATCGTCGCCGAGTGCGAACGGGTTTCGCGCTTCCTTGACTCTCGCGAGGCACGCTTGCGAGTGTGGCGCTTGCGCGCAGGTCTGCCAGATCGTTGTGGGTTGCAGCAAATTACCGCCGACCGCCTGGCTCAACGCATCCCATTCCTGCGCTTTCGGCCACGCGGGATCGCTGGGCCGCACGCGTCCCACGCGAGCCGATGCGCTCAGCATGTCGGCGAAGGTCGAGCCGGTGGCGAGGCACGGCAAGGCGACAACCCCCTTCAGCAGGCATCGTCGTTTCATGACGTCTTTTCTCCTCGCGATGGGTGAAACGCTTAGTTTTCCCAATTATGATGCGATGCGACCAGAGCGCGCTGATTTTTTATGATATCAGCATGTCGCGGTCAGGCTCGACGAGCCGCTGCCGCCCGTGCCTTCGAGCCGCCGCTTCGCCAGCATCACTCTTGCCGCGTCTGCGCAGCGCGCAGCACGAACAGCGTCACGCTCTGCGCGGGCAGGCTCGCGCGCAGCGTGCCGTCCTGGTAGCGCGCGTCAGGCATGCGCAACAGCCGGTTGTTCGCGAGCCGCCAGATCTCGGCCACGCCGCTCGCCGCGAAATGGTCGAGCGCGACGGCGGCGTCGGCGGGGCGGTCCAACTGCTTGTTGATGACCACGAGCGTCAGCGCGTGGTCGCCCTCGCGCAAGGCGGCGAACGCGGAAACCGTGTCGGGGTCGGGCGCGCTTGCGGCGATGCTGGTCGCGCCGAACGCCGCGCCGTTGCCGTCGTAGTTGCGGTAGAGCTTGAACGCCTTGTACACCGGCATCGAGGGATCGAGCGTGCCCCAGCGCGTGGCGATATCCAGCCCTTCGCGGCCGAAAATGCCGAGCACGTCGGCCTGGGCCGTCGCGCCGTTCATCAGCGTGTCGCCGCCCCAGTTGTATTCCGTGATGCCGATGGGCGTGCCTGGATAGTAGTACGTATCGACCCAATGCCGCATCAGCGGGATCAGCGCCACCACGCTGTTGATCCACGTGGGGTTTTTGTAGTTCGGGTCCCACAGGTCGCGCGTGGAGCGGTTGCGCATGAGCGCGATGGCCGGCGAGTTCGCCGAGCCCGTTTCGGCGAATTCGCCGCCCTGCGGGTAGAAGTGGAGGCTGAACACGTCCACCGGATGGCCCGCCGCTTTCCATTGCGTGAGCAACCAGGGCACGTAGGGCATGCCCTGCGTTTCGCCAGTGCGGTCGGGCGTGTGGTCGAGGCCGTGGTCCGCTGCGTACTGCTGGTCGAAGCCGCTGTAGAAGTAGCCCTGCCAGCCCCATTCTTCCGGCGCGACGATCTGCGCGTGCGGGTCCGCCGACTTCACTGCGCGCGAATAGGCGATCACCTTGTTGGCGATTTCGCTCGCATGCGCGCCCGTGGGATGCACGTCGCGATGGTTGATCTGCCAAAGGCTCGGCTCGTTGTCGAGCGCGTAGTAGCGCACGCCGCCCCCGCTCGCGCCGCCGAACCGCTTGACCAGATCGGCTACGCGCGCCTGTTCGTTTTGCGGGTCGTCGGATGTCGAGGCGTCGTTTGCATCGTTGCCGTCGATCGGCTTGCCACCTTCCGCGACGCCATTGCCAGCGTCTACGTGGCCATTCACGTCGTGGTTCGGTTGCGGGCCGTATTTGGCGATCGAGAAGCTCGCGAGCGTCTCGCGCGCCGGCCCGAGTTTCGCCACACGGCCGAGCATCGGAATGGTCACGATGGGCGTCGCGCCCGCCGCCTGGCTGAGCGCGACGAAGCGCTCGCCGAACTGGTCGTGGATATCGGCGGGATTGACTGCGACGCTTTCGAAATACCAGTCCTTGCCCGCGTTGCGCGCGTCGATGCGCCAGTTGTAGGCCGAGGCGCTGTTGCCGCCCGATCGGTTGACCGGCGCGCGCAGGTCTTGCAAGACGGCGGTCGTGCCGAAGTTGATGCCGTAAATCAGCGGACTGATGGGGTGCCGGCCCGCCGCGGCATCCACCGAGATGGCCACTGGCAACGGCGCGCCGGAAGCCGCGGCGGTGCAGGCCGCCGCGCCCGACATGAGCAGCGCGCCGGTCAGCAGCGTAGGCAGGTTAGGGCGCTTGATACTGCGGGCGGTAAGCATCATCAGCCTGAGGACACAGGCTGGTCGAAGTATGTTCATCGGGCGCGTGGGTGAAGCGGTGGCTTGCGGTTCCTGATCTTTTGTCTTGACAAGTAACGGCAGGCATTGCCGTTAATGAAGAGTGGAACTCGCGGGAGTGCTTCACGAATGTCGGTTTGACGCGACATCCGGGATGTTTTCTTACGTATTATATGCGCCGTCGAATCTTCACAGTTGGCCCGGAACCGTACCTGGATGGCCGTTGCGCGTACAACGAGTTGGAAGCGAAGCCGCCAGGACCTGGCTCATCGCCCCGGCTGCAACTGGCCCCAGCTCACGAGAATGGCCTGAATGCTGCGCGCGTAGGCATCGCGCTCGTGCGGCGACTCCGAGTGGTACGCACCAATGGCGCGCCACGTGTTGCCGTATCGCACCATCTTTTGCTTGAGCAGCCAGGCGGCCACGAAGATATTCACGCACGGGTCCGTGAGGGCGCCGTGCGGAATGCCCTCGCGCGAAAGCTCCGAAAAGTGGATCGAGTTGATCTGCGCTTGCCCAACGTCGATCGAGCCGTTGGCATTGTGATTGATCGCCGCGGCGTCCCCTTTCGATTCACGCCACGCCACGGCGCGCAGCACGAGCGGGTTCACGCCCTGGTAGACCCCGGCCTTTTCAAAGCATTCGTCGGCGGGCGGCGCGGCGTGCGCGGGCGGCGCGCCGAGCGCCGCGAGGCTCATGAACGTGACCCACGCGCGGACGATGCGCGCTCGCAGGCTCAGGGCGTTGGTCTGCTGCTGCATGGGTCGAAGCTCCGGGTAGGGCGTCACTGCGCGAATGACTGCGCGACGTTACTGCGCGAGAGCGGAATCGAGCTGCTGCTCGATGTCCTTGAGATAGGCGCGCGAAGTGTCGGAAACAACGAGGCGCGGCGTGGGCATGGCGCAGTGGCAATCCCGCTGACGCGGCTTCTTCTTGTGCGAGGACGAATGCTGCGCGGGAAGCTCGTCGTCGTCGCCGGTGGCGGGCGGCAGCATGGCGAGCGTGGGCAGCGGCGGATAAACCTTGTCGGCGGCGGGCGTGGCTGCAGCGGCAACGGTGGTGGCAACCCCGGTGGTGCCACCGGCGCCAGGCGCGCTGGCGGCGGGTTGGCCCGCCCAGGCGGCGCTGCAAAAGCAGAGTGCGGAGGCGGCGAAAACGATCGGACGCATCGTGTCAGCTCCCCGCATGCAACGGCTCGATCGAGACGCTGTACGTCTGGTTCGCGCCAGCCGTGAGGTTTTCGAGCGTGGGCTTGGGCCCCTGCGCGGGCACGCCTCGCCAGATGGCCTGATTGATGTACTTGAGGTCCTGGCCGAGGGCCGTCACGCGGATCACGGTGGGCTGCTTCTGCGCGGCCGCGAGCGCGCCCGCCTTGGCGAGCACCGCGCTCAGTTGCGGGTCATGCGCGCCGAGCGCGTCGGCGGGAATGTCGAACTTCATGATGACGTTCGACACGGCGGGTTTCCCGGTTTGCGCCGTGGTGGCCGGCTGCAACTGTGCGCAGCCTGTCGTAACCATTACGGCAAGTAAAAGCAAAACGCGCGTCACGGCCGGGTCTCCAAAAAATCGTGGCGATGTACGCGTTTTCGGCCTCGAGCGCGCGGACTTGATACCAGGGAGGCAAACGTTTGCGAAAAAGAAAGACTTCGCTCGCGCAGTGCCGCTTCACGGAAGGTCGCTCGCGCGCGAGGCGGCGTTCGGGCAGAGAATTTCCTCCCGTATCTGGCAGGAAATGCGCCGCGCATGCGTCGCTTAAGTATGAAGAATGCTAAACGACGGCGCGGCACCGGTCCAGGTGCCGCGCGCCGGCTCTCTTTAATTGAGCTTGCCGAGCACCGCGGTGAACTCATCCTTGTTCAAGGCGCGCAGCGTTTGCGTGCGGATATTGCCGAGCGACCCGAGCGCGAGGCCGAACGCCATGAAGCTTTGCTCGTCGGGCGCTTCGATGACCGTGACGATGTCGTATTTCCCAAGCGTCCAGTAGATCTGCTTCATTTCACAGCCGAAAGTTTTGGCTAGTTCCGCTGCCTGACCGGCCCGCTGCGCGCTGTTTTTGACAGCGCGAATACCCTGGTCGGTGAATTGCGCAAGCACCACATAGGTCGACATGACGATTCCCCTTACGATGACATCGAAACGCGGATCACTGGCTGCCCTCGGCCGACCCTTCGGGCCGGATGTTCTGGTTGTGGCGGAAAAGATTGTGCGGGTCGTAACGCGTCTTCACTGCGACGAGACGGTCCATGTTCGGACCATAGGCCGCCTCCACGCGCGTACGTTCGTCGTCGGTGAGGAAGTTCACGTAGACGCTGCCGAGCGCATATGGCGCGGAAGCTTCGAAAAAGTCGCGCGCCCAGGCAATGCAGCGGGCGTCGTCGGCGGGATCGGTCCAGCGGCCGTGCACGTTCATCACATAGATCGCGTCGCGGTTCGGGTAGGCCATCGCATCGGGCGCGACGCGTAATGTCGCGCCGCCGATTTGCCCGAAAAATATTTCGCACTCGGGCGAGGGCAGCGTGGCGATGGCGGCGGTCAGCGTGTCGATGAGACCGTCGGGCAACGTGGCGAGGTTATGCGACTTCCAGTAGTTGCGCGCGCCCGGTGTGAGAAGCGGATCGAACGCCTGTTGCCACGCGGCGTAGGGCATCGGCCCGAGATGTTCGCCATAAGGCTTGCCGAAGCGCCGCACCACGTCCACCGCGTTCGGCCCGTTTTCCAGCGGCCCCGAATAGCAGATCGCGAACGCCATGATCGGCTTGCCGTGCACCTCGGGCGGCAGGAAAGGCAGCGGCGGTGCTAGGCGCGACACGCTCCACACTGTCAGGTCTTCGGGCATCGTGTCGACCGCCTCGCGATACTTCACGAGTGCTTCTTTCGCGGCGTCGAACGGCAGGACGACGAGTCCGCCGTAGATCTCGGGGCCGACGGGATGAAGCGCGAATTCGAACATCGTGACCACGCCGAAGTTGCCACCGCCACCGCGGATGGCCCAGAACAAGTCGGTGTTTTCATCGGCGCTCGCGCGCAGCAGATTGCCGTCGGCGGTCACGATATCGGCGGCGACCAGGTTGTCGACCGACATGCCGAAGCGCCGGCTCAGCCAGCCGAAGCCGCCGCCCAGCGTGAGACCGGCCACGCCCGTGGTCGAATTGATGCCAAGCGGCGTGGCGAGGCCGAACGCCTGCGCTTCGTGGTCGAAGTCGCCCAGCGTGGCGCCTGGCTCCACATACGCGCGGCGCGTGGCGGGTTCGACTCTGACCGACTTCATCAGCGAGAGATCGATCACGATGCCGCCGTCGCATAGCGCGCTGCCCGCGATATTGTGGCCGCCGCCGCGCACGGCGAGCGGCAGCCCCGTATCACGCGCAAGCGCCACGGCTTGCCGCACGTCGGCACAGCCCCGGCAGCGCACGATGAGCGCGGGGCGGCGCTCGATCATCGCGTTCCAGATCTGCCGGGCTTCTTCGTAGGCCGCGTCGCCGGGTTGCAACGCTTCGCCGCGCAACGCGCTTTTCAATGTGGCGATGGATTCGCTCGACAGGCTGGACATGGCACACCTCTCAATTCAACGGATCGGACAAACGCGCGCCAACAGCCAGACGTGCGTTTCATGGACTGAACGGAACTGCGGGCGACCGCTTCAATTGTCGAATCAGTGCGGCTGACGCACGCGCGAAACGCGGCGTGCGTCCGGTCGGGAAAGCGGGAAGGAAGGGCTTTCGCAAAGGGCGGCGGGGGCAGCCTGTGACCGGACCGCGAGGGACCGGGCGGCGAGCGCCTGGTGACATTGCCGGGTTTCCACCCAGGCCGCCGCCGAGCCTCGCCGATTCATTAGATAACCTAAATTACGCAGCTTGATAAATAAAAACGCGTGCAATTAATTCAGATTATTGTTGCTTGGATTCGCTTAAATAGTTTAGCAAGCGAAATGCATGGATTCTATAATTTTCACGCACGCACGGGCAGCGTGCGTGTTTTCTCAAGTCCAACGAGAGGTCTCACCATGACGCGAAAATACATAGACTGCAGGGAGTTCCCCAGTGAGATGAACTGCTCGGTGGCGATCTCGGCGGACTCGGATTCCGAGCTTCTGGAAGCTGCCGTGCAGCACGCGGTGAGCGTGCATCGTCACGCCGATTCGCCGGAACTGCGTGCGCAGCTCAGTCAGCTCTTTCACGAGGGCTCGCCACCCGTCGTATCGCCACGCGCATGACGATAAACAGGGCCGGCATGCAATGTGCCGGCCAGTGCGCCCGCG harbors:
- a CDS encoding FAD-dependent oxidoreductase, which gives rise to MKRRCLLKGVVALPCLATGSTFADMLSASARVGRVRPSDPAWPKAQEWDALSQAVGGNLLQPTTIWQTCAQAPHSQACLARVKEARNPFALGDDPGATQISGWLDAWTANASTYAVAAHSTADVVAGVNFARQHNLRLVVKGGGHSYLGGSNAPDSLLIWTRRMNRIELHDAFVPAGCSTQPLPAVTVGAGCMWIDVYSAVTTQAGRYVQGGGCTTVGVAGLVLGGGFGSWSKRFGLAAASLLQAEIVTADGAVHTVNACQEPDLFWALKGGGGGSFGVVTRITLQTHELPESFGWARFKVRASSREAYRRLAARLVDHYADNLFNPVWGERFVFHSEEIEVAMVCQGLDDHQAKSVWAPFIDWVRASPTDFTFSEGPRVGAGPSRHWWDVEANPGLVADPRDAAAHNHGWWRGDGEQASAFLHAYESQWLSAALLEPAQRGRLVNAFVAAAQFQAVELHFNKGLAGAPPEVNEAARQCAMNPRVADAFGLAIVATGGAPPFPGLPITPPDMSQAHRNAENVAKAAAILKALSPQGGSYISETDFFRSDWREAFWGVNYARLKAIKDRYDPQGFFFVHHGVGSEDWSPDGFTPAGS
- a CDS encoding glycoside hydrolase family 44 protein, whose protein sequence is MMLTARSIKRPNLPTLLTGALLMSGAAACTAAASGAPLPVAISVDAAAGRHPISPLIYGINFGTTAVLQDLRAPVNRSGGNSASAYNWRIDARNAGKDWYFESVAVNPADIHDQFGERFVALSQAAGATPIVTIPMLGRVAKLGPARETLASFSIAKYGPQPNHDVNGHVDAGNGVAEGGKPIDGNDANDASTSDDPQNEQARVADLVKRFGGASGGGVRYYALDNEPSLWQINHRDVHPTGAHASEIANKVIAYSRAVKSADPHAQIVAPEEWGWQGYFYSGFDQQYAADHGLDHTPDRTGETQGMPYVPWLLTQWKAAGHPVDVFSLHFYPQGGEFAETGSANSPAIALMRNRSTRDLWDPNYKNPTWINSVVALIPLMRHWVDTYYYPGTPIGITEYNWGGDTLMNGATAQADVLGIFGREGLDIATRWGTLDPSMPVYKAFKLYRNYDGNGAAFGATSIAASAPDPDTVSAFAALREGDHALTLVVINKQLDRPADAAVALDHFAASGVAEIWRLANNRLLRMPDARYQDGTLRASLPAQSVTLFVLRAAQTRQE
- a CDS encoding lytic transglycosylase domain-containing protein, whose translation is MSLAALGAPPAHAAPPADECFEKAGVYQGVNPLVLRAVAWRESKGDAAAINHNANGSIDVGQAQINSIHFSELSREGIPHGALTDPCVNIFVAAWLLKQKMVRYGNTWRAIGAYHSESPHERDAYARSIQAILVSWGQLQPGR
- a CDS encoding GYD domain-containing protein, with translation MSTYVVLAQFTDQGIRAVKNSAQRAGQAAELAKTFGCEMKQIYWTLGKYDIVTVIEAPDEQSFMAFGLALGSLGNIRTQTLRALNKDEFTAVLGKLN
- a CDS encoding FAD-binding oxidoreductase, with translation MSSLSSESIATLKSALRGEALQPGDAAYEEARQIWNAMIERRPALIVRCRGCADVRQAVALARDTGLPLAVRGGGHNIAGSALCDGGIVIDLSLMKSVRVEPATRRAYVEPGATLGDFDHEAQAFGLATPLGINSTTGVAGLTLGGGFGWLSRRFGMSVDNLVAADIVTADGNLLRASADENTDLFWAIRGGGGNFGVVTMFEFALHPVGPEIYGGLVVLPFDAAKEALVKYREAVDTMPEDLTVWSVSRLAPPLPFLPPEVHGKPIMAFAICYSGPLENGPNAVDVVRRFGKPYGEHLGPMPYAAWQQAFDPLLTPGARNYWKSHNLATLPDGLIDTLTAAIATLPSPECEIFFGQIGGATLRVAPDAMAYPNRDAIYVMNVHGRWTDPADDARCIAWARDFFEASAPYALGSVYVNFLTDDERTRVEAAYGPNMDRLVAVKTRYDPHNLFRHNQNIRPEGSAEGSQ
- a CDS encoding DUF1059 domain-containing protein, coding for MTRKYIDCREFPSEMNCSVAISADSDSELLEAAVQHAVSVHRHADSPELRAQLSQLFHEGSPPVVSPRA